One region of Gammaproteobacteria bacterium genomic DNA includes:
- the pseI gene encoding Pseudaminic acid synthase, whose product MSTFQIVNRPIGQGHPVYLVAELSANHNGSLDRALALIRAAKASGADAVKIQTYTADTLTIDSDGHLFTVGGGTPWDGRTLHALYREAATPWEWYPRLAAEANAQGLVLFSSPFDVTAVDFLETQGVPAYKVASFELVDLPLLRRIAVTNKPMILSTGMATLGEIEEAISTIRGVGAKDIILLKCTSAYPAPPAEMHLRTIPHLAQTFHVPVGLSDHTLGIAVPVAAVALGACLIEKHFTLSRADGGVDSAFSLEPEEFRAMTEAIRITEQALGEMRYTLNPVEEQSRVFRRSLFVVRELRAGESFTPDNVRSIRPGYGLHTRHLEQVLGRHATRDISPGTPVDWSLIGSSGRET is encoded by the coding sequence ATGTCGACATTTCAAATTGTGAATCGTCCCATTGGTCAGGGACACCCGGTTTATCTAGTGGCGGAATTATCTGCTAATCATAACGGTTCACTCGATCGCGCATTGGCGTTGATTCGGGCAGCTAAAGCGTCCGGGGCGGACGCAGTAAAAATACAAACTTATACCGCAGATACACTCACTATTGACAGTGATGGGCATTTATTTACTGTTGGTGGTGGGACTCCATGGGATGGTCGCACCCTACACGCCCTTTATCGAGAAGCCGCTACTCCTTGGGAGTGGTATCCACGTTTAGCAGCCGAAGCAAATGCTCAAGGCTTAGTTCTATTCTCATCACCATTCGATGTCACTGCCGTTGATTTTTTGGAAACACAAGGAGTTCCCGCCTATAAGGTGGCATCGTTTGAATTGGTGGATTTGCCGTTGCTTCGTCGAATCGCAGTTACGAATAAACCGATGATTCTTTCAACGGGCATGGCCACCCTTGGAGAAATCGAAGAAGCGATATCCACCATTCGTGGCGTAGGTGCCAAGGATATTATTTTGCTTAAATGCACTAGTGCTTATCCGGCACCGCCCGCTGAAATGCATTTACGTACAATTCCACATCTTGCTCAAACTTTTCATGTGCCTGTTGGCCTTTCCGATCACACCCTGGGTATTGCGGTACCCGTTGCTGCTGTGGCCTTGGGTGCGTGTTTAATTGAAAAACACTTTACATTATCTCGCGCTGACGGCGGCGTGGACTCTGCTTTTTCCCTGGAGCCAGAGGAATTTCGCGCCATGACCGAAGCGATACGCATTACCGAGCAGGCATTGGGCGAAATGCGATATACCTTGAATCCCGTGGAAGAACAGAGTCGGGTTTTTCGTCGTTCACTGTTCGTGGTGCGGGAATTGCGTGCGGGTGAATCATTTACCCCGGACAATGTGCGCTCCATTCGTCCCGGTTATGGTTTACATACGCGTCATCTGGAACAAGTGCTAGGTCGTCACGCGACGCGGGATATTTCCCCAGGG
- a CDS encoding membrane hypothetical protein (Evidence 5 : Unknown function) — MMRGFAIISLIALIGLTPSLTSAAQSAQKQPVDLIESAQPDHVYPLVLAAGALAGVVSVNWLTYGVGTIPLRVGIETTAPAVSPAAAAASRIFVITSGVLGAWIADFLYQ; from the coding sequence ATGATGCGCGGATTTGCCATCATTTCCCTGATTGCATTGATTGGTCTGACACCGTCCCTAACTTCAGCGGCGCAATCGGCTCAAAAACAGCCAGTGGATTTAATTGAAAGTGCGCAACCGGATCATGTTTATCCATTGGTACTGGCTGCGGGCGCATTGGCAGGAGTAGTGAGTGTCAATTGGTTAACTTATGGAGTAGGGACAATACCATTGCGTGTTGGTATAGAAACAACTGCTCCAGCAGTTTCTCCTGCAGCAGCGGCGGCGAGTCGTATATTTGTTATTACTTCGGGTGTGTTGGGTGCGTGGATTGCAGATTTCCTTTATCAGTAG
- a CDS encoding membrane hypothetical protein (Evidence 5 : Unknown function) produces MRKMMIVVLFALTTLPITYPITVHAAQKAPIVAQVESEENSPGSPNHRLLAAGAGAIIGIVTFNMLTYPFGSVPFVAAPLDPTPIDIALGSRVFATLVAGTGALIAHYLYGQEGEPQ; encoded by the coding sequence ATGCGGAAAATGATGATTGTTGTTTTGTTTGCATTGACAACGCTGCCAATTACTTATCCGATCACGGTTCATGCTGCACAAAAAGCTCCCATCGTGGCGCAAGTTGAATCAGAGGAAAATAGCCCTGGTAGCCCTAATCACAGATTGCTGGCCGCTGGCGCAGGAGCAATCATTGGCATTGTGACATTTAATATGTTGACGTATCCATTTGGTTCGGTTCCATTCGTTGCCGCACCACTGGATCCAACACCAATAGATATCGCGTTGGGTAGCCGTGTTTTCGCAACCCTTGTGGCAGGTACGGGGGCTTTAATTGCCCATTATCTTTATGGGCAGGAAGGAGAGCCTCAATAG